The Deinococcus metallilatus genome segment GCCCACGATGTCGGAGAGGGCGGTGAAGAAGCCGGGGCGCAGCTTCAGGCCCGCGCGCGCCTCGTTGGAGGCCACCACCGCGCCGTTGACGGCCTGGCCGGTCGCGCTCACCCGGTTCACCAGTTCGCCGGTGGCGCCGGGCAGCACGCGCACGGCGTAGGTCAGCACCGCCTCGGTCTGGGGCCCCAGGGCGCCCAGGGTCCAGGTCAGCACCCGGCCCGAAACCTGCGGGTCCGCCAGCGGTTTGCCGTTCATCTGGCCGCTGCCGGGAAGGTAGGCCACCCCGGCGGGCAGCGTATCGGTCACGGTCAGGCCGCCCAGGCTGCCCACCTGCGACAGGTTGCGGAGACGCACGGTGTAGTTCAGGCGGTCCCCGATGGTCGCGTCCGGCGCACTCACGGTCTTGCCCACCGCGAGAGCCGCCGACCACACCGCACTCTTGACGGTGGGCGAGTGCAGCGGCGTGGTGAAGTCGTCGCCGCTCAGGTCAAAGGTGTTGGCGAGCGTCTCGCCGTCCTTGACCGTGTCCGCCACCCGGGCACGGAGGGTCAGGCGGCGGGTTTCACCGGGGGCCAGGCTGCTCAGGGTCCAGACCACCGCGCCGCCCTGGAGCTGGCCGCCGTCGGAGGCGCTCACGAAGGTCAGGCCGGAGGCGAGGGGGTCACGGATCATCACGTTCGCCAGCGCCCGGTCGTAGGGGTTATGCACGCTGAGGGTGTAGGTGAGCGTCTCCCCGACCTGGACCTGACCGCTGGGGTCCACGGTCTTGTTCAGTTCCGGCAACCGCGACTCCACGCGGGTGATCAGGTCAGTGGTGCTGTTGCTGGTGCCGCGCCCGCCACTGGCCTTCAGCACCAGCTTGACGGGGTCGCTGCCGGTCAGCTTCAGGCAGACCTGAAAGTTCAGGCTCTGGCCGGGGGCGAGCCGGACCGGCTGACTGAGCGGCTGGCCGTCCACCCCCAGCAGGCTCAGGTCGGCCGCCCCGCTCTGGAGGGCGGGCGTCACCGTGAAGTCGTCGGTCACGTCGCCGGTGTTCTGGAGGGTCTGGGTAAAGCACAGCGTCTGGCCCACCACCGCGAAGTTCCCGGTCTGGCTGTCCTGGGCGCTGCCCTCGGGGGCGGCCGGGTTGCCGACCGGGCCAAGCGCCACGGCGGGGGTGTAACGCACGTCCAGGGCCGCCCCCGCCTGCTGGCCGGACACGCCGCCAGAGGTCACGTTCGCCAGGTTACGCAGGGTCCTGTTCTCGGCGGCGGCCGAGGTGAGCAGCTTGAAGGTCAGGGTGGCGCGTGCGCCGGGGGCCAGGCTGGGCAGGCGCAGCCGGATGGCCGCCACCGGGCTGGTCTGGCTGGCCGTGAAGGTGCTGCCGTCGGCGCTGTACTCGACCGTGCCCGCACTCGCCACCGCGCTGCCCGCCACGAAGCTGCTGCCCGCCAGGTCGAGGGTGTTCAGGGGATCGGTGACGATCACCTCACGCGAGGCACCCTGGCCGCTGTTGACTACCGTGAGGGTCACGCTGCTGGCGTCGCCGGGCTTCACGTGTGCCGGGCTGAAGCTCTTGCTGAAGCCCAGCACGGGCGGCTGGTCCACCACCACCGCCGCATAGTTGTTGGTGTCGCTGGCCCCGCCCAGGTCCTGCCCGCACGAGGCGTTCAGGCTGACCGAGGCGCCGCCCCGGTCGCTGCCAGCGGTCTGCACCGTCATCAGCAGCCGGGCGGACTTGTCGGCGTCCAGCGTCACGCTGTTCACGCTCTGGGCACCGGGGGCGATCTGCCCGCTGCCGTCGTCCAGATAGATGTTCACGCTCCCCGGCGCGAAGGCCGAGGAGGCGTCGAGCAAGCTGGACAGCGCGAAGGTGTTGGTCTGGTTGCCCACGTTCAGCACGCTGTAGGAAAAGAGGGCCTGTTCGCCGGGCAGGACGTGCCGGGTCTGGCCGGGAGCGCCGGGGGTGCCGTCGGGCGTGATACTGACGGCGCAGACCGGGCTGACCACGGTGGTGACCCGGTCCGACACCGCGCTGATGCTCTCGCCGTTCGGACCCAGGGCTTCGGCGCTCGCCTGGTTGGTGATGACCGTGCCCGCTGGGGTGCCCCCGGCCAGCGCCGTCCCGTGAAGGGTGAGGCCGAGCAGCGCCAGGCAGGGTGCCACAGCGGTGATGAGGGTGGACAGTTTACGCACGGAACCTCCGAACATCCATCTGGTAAGGCGCGACCCGGAGGGGGAACGCGGGCGGAATTTGTGGGTTCTGCTGTTGGGGTGATGCCAAAAGGTGAGGCGGGCGCGCGCCGCACAAAGGACGCGCGCCCGAAAAGATCAGTTGACCGTGACCTTGAAGGTTTCGCTGATGCCCTGGCCGGGCTTCAGGATGTCGTTGGTGTCGATGGTGTTGTCGTTGTTGACGTCGATGGCGACCTCCACCTTCTGTCCCGCCGTAGGGACGGTGGTCGGGGTGGCCGAGGGCTGCCAGGTGCCGCCGTTGAAGCGGTACATCAGCTTGGCGCCTGCGGGAAAGCCGTAGTTGTTGGCATCGAGCATCGACGCCGTGACGCTCACGAAGCTGGTGTTTGTGGGCACCGTGTCCGAGAGGATGTATTTGGTGATGTTCGAGTTGTTGGTGTTGCTGCCCGTGATGGTGTAGGTCAGGGTGGCGCCGGGGGCAGCCGTGTTCTTGTCCACCGTCTTGGTCGGCGTGTAGAGGTTCTGGGTGGTGGCCACCGTGAACTTGTCGTCCGCGTCGGTCGAGGTCGTCCCGGTGGTGGGCGAGGTCGCCGTCTGGGTCACGGTGTAGGGGCCGGGGAGCGTGTTCTGCGGCACCGCCACGCTGGCCACGAAGCAGCTCTTGGCCCCCGCCGCCAGCGAACCGGTGGACGTGAGAGCCGTCGTGTTGTCCGCGACGCCGTCGCAGTTGGCGTCGGCGTAGTAGGTCACCGCCGGGTTCGCGTTACCCGTCGGGATGCTGACCGCCACTGTACCGGTCAGGTTGAAGGTGTCCGGGGTCGAGCCGTTGTTCACGACGACCATCGGGAAGGTCACCGGGGTGGTGCCGGTCGTGGCACCCGTGGTCGTGACGGTCTTGCTGACGGCACTGGGCGTCGGTGTGCCGTTCACGCTGTCGGTAAAGAGCACGCCCGGCAGGTTCACGATGTCAGTGGTGGTGTCGGTCTGGGCACCCGCGCCGCCGTTGGCGGGCAGGCTGTTCTGGCTGGTGCTGGTGACGGTGACC includes the following:
- a CDS encoding DUF11 domain-containing protein yields the protein MRKLSTLITAVAPCLALLGLTLHGTALAGGTPAGTVITNQASAEALGPNGESISAVSDRVTTVVSPVCAVSITPDGTPGAPGQTRHVLPGEQALFSYSVLNVGNQTNTFALSSLLDASSAFAPGSVNIYLDDGSGQIAPGAQSVNSVTLDADKSARLLMTVQTAGSDRGGASVSLNASCGQDLGGASDTNNYAAVVVDQPPVLGFSKSFSPAHVKPGDASSVTLTVVNSGQGASREVIVTDPLNTLDLAGSSFVAGSAVASAGTVEYSADGSTFTASQTSPVAAIRLRLPSLAPGARATLTFKLLTSAAAENRTLRNLANVTSGGVSGQQAGAALDVRYTPAVALGPVGNPAAPEGSAQDSQTGNFAVVGQTLCFTQTLQNTGDVTDDFTVTPALQSGAADLSLLGVDGQPLSQPVRLAPGQSLNFQVCLKLTGSDPVKLVLKASGGRGTSNSTTDLITRVESRLPELNKTVDPSGQVQVGETLTYTLSVHNPYDRALANVMIRDPLASGLTFVSASDGGQLQGGAVVWTLSSLAPGETRRLTLRARVADTVKDGETLANTFDLSGDDFTTPLHSPTVKSAVWSAALAVGKTVSAPDATIGDRLNYTVRLRNLSQVGSLGGLTVTDTLPAGVAYLPGSGQMNGKPLADPQVSGRVLTWTLGALGPQTEAVLTYAVRVLPGATGELVNRVSATGQAVNGAVVASNEARAGLKLRPGFFTALSDIVGVVFVDRNRDGVYQTDLDTPIERARVVLADGRISLTDGQGRYHFAAVPEGFTALRLDPASVPYAPLSLPQDGGRPGSRGVFARGLTSVDFPLAGLMGEVGAFRETTLRDGPLTLHKQVSREGDGSYRVTLTLTAGPGSGPLHLEDPLPAGATLTQGQNVLDLPGVGPEGTTLTYHFRFDGAAERAVTDPTVTWRNP